A stretch of DNA from Natrinema halophilum:
CGGTGGCGTTCGTGTTGGGTTTCAAAACGATGCGTGTAGAGATTTCCAATGAAAATCCCTCCCCGACCTGATAGCTATATGTCAGTGGTTATCATACGACCGCTACATGTCTGACTCCTTCAGTGAGGGTACCCTCGCGACCCGGCCTTCACGGTTCGGAGCCTGGCCGTCGCTGCTCGTCTCTGAAGCGAAACTGTTTCGAACGATCGGTTCGGCCGGTGTCGAAATCGGCCACGGTCTCGAGTTGGCGGGGCTTTCGCCTCGCCGCACCGCTCGACGTGTCTTGCTCTTCTTTCTGGTACTCACGTCACTCGTCGCAGTCCCGATTGCGCCGGCGCTCGCTCAAAGTATCGACGATACTGACGAGGGTGCAAGCGACGTCGACCAAGAGTCGAACGAGGAAGGTGGTCTCGAGGGTGCGGTCGAACGTATCGTCGAGGGCCACGGCATTCTGGGCGGAGTGATCGTTCTGGTCATCGGCGGGGCCGTCCTGACAGTTTGTGTCGAAAAATTAATTAGTTATCTTACTCGCGCAGCGCTGGGGCTAAAGCTATCGCTGTTTGCACTCGCGATAGTTTTCACGGGATTCGAGTTCGACGATACGATCCTCGCCCTCGTGCTCTCTGCTGGTAATCTGGAGACCGCTGCCCTCGGAACAGCACTCGGAACGGGGCTGGCGATCGTCGGGGCGACGCTCGCACTCGCGGCGATCGTCAGACCATTTCCAGTCGACATTCCCTCCGATTACGTCGTCCTTTTTGCGCTGGCACCGGTGCTGTTGCTACCGTTCGTCCTCGCGGGAACGCTGACGTTCGTCCACGGTCTCTTGCTTCTCGGTGCATTCGTACTGATATTCGGTTACATCATCCGTCGTGAATTCCAGCGGGAGACGCCGGTGTTCAGAAATACCGAACTCGGCGAAGAGATACGGGCCGACGGTGGCGCGACACTTCCGGCGCCAATTTCGCAGATCGCCGAAGATCGGTTCGTCGCCGACCGGCCTGCTGCCGGAGTACTGTGGCTTCTGCTCGCTTTCCTCTCGCTAGTCGGCATCGTCTTCGCCTCGATGTTTCTCGAGGCGGGGTCGGAGGTCGTAATCGACGGATTGGGACTCGAGGAAACGGTGTTCGGTGCGACGGTACTGACGGTGATCCTCACGTTCGAAGACGTCATGCTGACGATCGAACCGGTCCGACGAGGGGTTCCCGAAATCGGCGTCGGGAACGTAATCGGAAGCGTCCTCTTTTCGGTGACCGGAAACGTCGGCGTCATCATGCTTTTCAGCGACCTGGAGATTTCGCAATCCGTGCTCAGGTTTCACCTTCCGTCAGTCATCCTCGTTACGATTCTGGCCGCGTACTTCCTCTACCAAGGCGAAGTAAGGCGGTGGCACGGCTATCTGCTCGGTGCCTGTTACGTCTCTTACTGGCTGATCGCTCTCGTGGTCTTCGGCGGTGTGCCCATCGGTGGGTAACCCGACCCGCCGTGACCTGCGACACCGACCGATAGCTAAGTGCGTTGCAGGGGTACGGTAACGGACATGGTCACCCCGAGTTCGCCGGTGATCCTCGCCGGCGTCTTCCTCTTCGGCGTGGTGCTCGTCGTCTGGTGCGTCGAGGTCTTCATCGAGGCCGTCGCTCAGAGCGCCATCTCGCTCGGGATCTCCGGATTCTTTCTCGCTGTCGTTCTGGCCGGCATCGACCTCGAGAACGCGGTGCTCGGCGTGACTGCTGCCGTTGCCGACCTCCCGGGGCTCGCGGTTGGTACGGTATTCGGTGAATCGCTGTTCGTCCTTACCGTCGCCGTCGGACTCGCAGGAATCGTCGTTCCGTTTCGAATGGATGTACCACGGGCGTACCTGCTTTTGCTCGTCGTCACGCCAGTTCCAGCGTTCGTGCTGTCACTCAGCGGCAGGCTCGATTTCCTCGATGGTGCCGTACTCGTCGGGCTATTCGTCCCCCTACTGGCGTACATTTTCTGGCACGAAAGGCGGTCCGAAACGACGTATTTGCTCCCCGAGGAGGTTCAGGAAGCGATCCAACTGGAGAACCGACCGGGGACTGAGGCTGCGGACGGCGGCGAAACGGGACGGCAACCACTGGAGAGCGACCTGGACATCGATTTCGATTTCGACGAACTAGTGCCGTCGCTGGAGGACCGATCCGGGCGGTTCTCCCTTGGCGTTGCTTTACTCGCCGTAATTGGGATGACTATCGGCTCCGGACTGACGGTCTACAGCGCCGAAGGCATCTTCGTCGCGCTCGGTATCTCCGGGCTCGCATTTGGCGCGACGGTGCTGAGTTTTATCGCGTCGCTCGAGGAACTCGCGCTAACGCTCGAACCAGTCCGTCAAGGCCACCCGGAACTCGCGGTCGGGAACGTCGTCGGCAGCACCGTGTTTTACACGACGGCCAACCTCGGACTCGTCGCCTTGCTCCATCCCGTCGCAACCGGCGGTGACGTCCTGACGGTCCACTGGCCGTTTCTCGCCGGCAGTTTACTTCTCGTGTCGGCGACGCTCGCTCGAGGCCGCGTGACGCGTCTCAGTGGAATCGCCCTGATCGGCTGGTAC
This window harbors:
- a CDS encoding sodium:calcium antiporter: MVTPSSPVILAGVFLFGVVLVVWCVEVFIEAVAQSAISLGISGFFLAVVLAGIDLENAVLGVTAAVADLPGLAVGTVFGESLFVLTVAVGLAGIVVPFRMDVPRAYLLLLVVTPVPAFVLSLSGRLDFLDGAVLVGLFVPLLAYIFWHERRSETTYLLPEEVQEAIQLENRPGTEAADGGETGRQPLESDLDIDFDFDELVPSLEDRSGRFSLGVALLAVIGMTIGSGLTVYSAEGIFVALGISGLAFGATVLSFIASLEELALTLEPVRQGHPELAVGNVVGSTVFYTTANLGLVALLHPVATGGDVLTVHWPFLAGSLLLVSATLARGRVTRLSGIALIGWYVGYWIINYL
- a CDS encoding sodium:calcium antiporter is translated as MDDTDEGASDVDQESNEEGGLEGAVERIVEGHGILGGVIVLVIGGAVLTVCVEKLISYLTRAALGLKLSLFALAIVFTGFEFDDTILALVLSAGNLETAALGTALGTGLAIVGATLALAAIVRPFPVDIPSDYVVLFALAPVLLLPFVLAGTLTFVHGLLLLGAFVLIFGYIIRREFQRETPVFRNTELGEEIRADGGATLPAPISQIAEDRFVADRPAAGVLWLLLAFLSLVGIVFASMFLEAGSEVVIDGLGLEETVFGATVLTVILTFEDVMLTIEPVRRGVPEIGVGNVIGSVLFSVTGNVGVIMLFSDLEISQSVLRFHLPSVILVTILAAYFLYQGEVRRWHGYLLGACYVSYWLIALVVFGGVPIGG